The stretch of DNA caggcagcaAAGGGCCTTATGTTCCTTGCAGGGAGTTTGGCGATGGAGCCGTGGTTCTAAAGAGGGGGTGATTGTGtccccccaggggacatctgAAGAGGACTCAGTTATGTGGGGGTCTGCAGACGGTGACACGAGAAGTGTGGAGGGTCACTGAACACATAATACGTGAGGGACAGGGACAGTAACCATTGCCGTTCCTCCTGTCTTTACTGTCATGGACCCAAAAAGCCCCTTCTTCCATCCAGAGCTTTGTGTGTTCATGGGATACACATTTGTTAAGTAAACAAGAGTCCTTTCTGGACAGCATATTTCCtgacttttttaaaagtcctgtATAATTGCATAGATTTCATACATGCTAGTGTAACTATTCcataatcaaattttttttttccattcgaCACTTGCCTCTCAGCTCATTAGTAATCTCTGTCCTCACCTTGCTGTGAGGAGTAGAATGTGGGATGCTGACATCTGTGGTACTATGTCCCCAGGAAGGGAAGCGGAGCACCTGTGGGGAGCCCACCATCTTTTACATGCTGCACTGCGGGACGGCCTTGTACAACAACCTTTTGTGGAGCAACTGGTCAGTGGATGCCCTTTCCCAGATGGTCATCATCGGGAACAGTTTCAGAGGACTGGAGGAAAGGTAAGCCTGAGAACACAGGGGTCCCAGCAGGCCCTGGGGTGAGGCCTGACCTCAGATAGAGCCACAGGCAGGAATGGTGTCCACGAGGGCTCTGTCCTGGGAAACGCCGTTCCACGGGGAGCTGGAGGAAGGGCTAAAGACGGGAGATGTCAGAACCCCGAGTCAAGCTATGAAGCAAGTTAAGGAGTCTTTTTGCCAGTGATTCCTCCTTTCCTTACGATAGACTGACATGTTTTTGAAAAACGGGAAACCATGTGATCTCTCTGCCCGCACCCTCCTTGTGTTTCGCAGTGCTTAAGTGTCTGATCTGTCATCTCTCGCTCTTGGTGAAATGGGCATCATTATTGGGGTGTTCACATTTTCTACCAGTTAACCTGTTCCATATCCTACGCTTTTTTCCTGAATTCTTACACTCCTTAAATAATCTTGCCTTTCTACGTGTCTTAAGTTgaataaaaccattctcataccTCCTAATCAcggttcctttttatttctagattGTTGGCAAGAATTCTGCAGAAAAATTATCCCTATGTTGCAAAGGTATGTACTTAAATAAAGGGGCTGGGATAGAAGAACTTGTGAAATCATACTATTTCTCCTCCACTGTGAAGAATTCTATCTTCACCAAAAACTCATAGCGGGAATCTCACAGGGGCTAATTGAAGACAGTGACATTCATACCTTGCTGTCCATGGGCCTCTctgtgtggctgtgttccagaaAGCTGTGACATTTTGGTGCACTTCTTAGTTTTCTCCTAATTTCCTTTATCCTCAGCTTCATAGTCCATCATACCCACTGTCCCTGGGGCTTCCAGTTCATTGCACAAAAGCATTTAAATCAAAATatccttagtttttaaaaaggatagCGGGGGTGACAAAGTggaaatttaaccaagaagggtGGGGGCTTACTGTAGCTGTCAAGCTCTTACATGTGAATTTTTCTGCTCAGATTTTAAAGGGAATGGAGGAGCTTGAGTTTCCTCAGACTTCACAGTTCATGGATGTATTTAATGACACTTCCATCCACTGGTTCCCCACACAAAAGCTAGAACAGTTCTCCCCGGATATTTGGGCATCTCGGGAAGAACCAGATTACCAGGACTGTGAGAACCTTGAAATCATCAGGAACAAGGACAGCTGCTGAAGGGGACTTGCTGTAATATATTCGGTGTTGGCTGCCACCAGAGACTAAAGGGAAATTGCCACAGAGGGACTGCAGAACTCCTTGCTGAGGGCCAAATTTCAGAGATCAGAACAGGAAATGTATCAACTTGGCTGTCCTGACTCAAGGATGACACGCCCTGCAAGGACTTGGTGTAAGGATTTATGTGCCTCTAAAGTAGCATCGTGTTTTGCAGCCTGCCCTGGTGACCTGGCTTCACGTGGCGCCTCTCCTGAACAGAGCAGTTACCTTTCAAACatgatttaaaatagtttattccTGACTCGCCCCTCTGAGGGGCAAGTCTCTGCCTGCTCCGACCTGCCGGCTACTTGGCCATGTCGATGAGGCTCTGCAGGGAGGTGGGCACCCAGGTCTTCTCGCCCTGCACGAACACCACTCCCCGGTCGATGTAGATCACGATGCGGCCGAACGTGTACAGCTGCTTCCCCTCGTGCCGCTTCCCGATGACGGGCATGAAGACGATGTTGTGCTCCTCGGCCTTGGTCTCGATGAGGTCCTTGAAGTTCATGGGCACGGAGCTGGCGGCCACACCGATGCCCCTCTGGGCCATGTTCTCTGCCTCCCGTCGCTCCTGCATGGCCTCGTACTGGAAGTCCTTCCTCCGCTCCGTGTGCGTGAGATAGGCGATGTTCTCCCGCGCGCCTGGCTGCATGTAGGCACCTGGGACACAGGGGGGCAGGGCAGTGAGGAGCGGTGTCCCCAGAGGTGTGGAAGTTGACACTGTgacccagcccagggctgggcatGCCAGAGTGCCCCAGGACTCACTGAAGGGCAGCTCCGCCTCACAGACACCACTCTGGGGAAGTCTGGATAAATGGCCAGTAGCACGTGAACAACTGATCTAAAGACTTATGGTTAATATCTGGTAACCAGAGTGACTATTAAATAttcaacataaaatgaaatgtctGCAAGAGATTCATCCTTTCAGAGCTAGAAAACTAGACAGTCATTAGCCACTCGCTATTCTGTTCCCACCTTGCTCTGTAGTTTCCATTCCACACTGCCCAAGAGGCAGCTTTCAGGACCTTGACAAACACATGGCCCCCACTGGTCATATTTTAACTTACCCATACAGGCCCCTACCCtggaagaatttaaaatgtatttggggAGCCAAAACATACATGTCTAAAGGATAATACAGGACCGTAAATGCTAATTGAGGGGCGCACACAGGGAATATCCGTGAACATTAGGACGGGTGGCTGAGGAAGAGTTTCTAGAACATATGAGAGTGGACATGGCCCTTGAAGGACCTGCATAAGTAGAGAAGCATGTTTGCCTCATTAAACATAGTCTATAATTATATGTGAATTATCTGTTTTTCATGTAATGGGCTAACTAGAAAGAATTAAAGACTCAGGAAATGGAGAATTCCAGTCCCACTGCCAGTctttagctgtgtgaccctgagcaagctCGTGGCCTCACTGAGCTTATGTGTAAAACGTGGTTAGACTCGGTGATGTCCGTGCAGGGTAACAGCACTGGTTGAAATAGGCTCCCAAATACAGAACCATGAATATGTTTCCCTTACTCACGATCTGGGCAGAATGACTTACCTGAACTTGGGAATGGATATTAAATGAACAGTGAGCTGCCTTCTTCTGACACAACAAAATACCCACTACCGAGTACTGTACACAGACATTAACTCACCTAATCCCCCCTGTAACCTATGAAGTATGTATCACCACTATTTTACAGGTAAAATGGGGCTGAAAGAGGTTAAGCAATTACTTAGTGTCAGGCTGTCCAGCTGACTCCACGCTGAGATGTGTACGTGAGGAGTAAGTACCCAAGTCTGGCTGAGCAGAGGCACAAGTGAACCTTAGAAGGCCACAGAGCACCGCGGTTAGGAAGGCGGGCCCTGGGGTTAGACCAACGTCGTCTGAATCCAGCTTCACAGAGCTCTGTGCAAGGGCCTGTGCCCCACCGGTCACAGCGTGCCCTGGCAGGGCAGCTGGCCACGTAAGCGAATCAGGAGGGTGACAGTCAGTGCTGTACGTGCAGAGAGACCTATGGTGTAGGCAGCCTGTGGGTACCTGAAAGCTGATTCTGTGTCATTCACATGTGCAAAAACCTGGAAATCAGGGCCAGGGCATCAAAAATGGGACTTTTCACTCACCGACATTGGAGGACACCGCCCTGTTCATGATGTCAAGTGCTTCATTAAATTTGTccttgatggatggatgggccaGCACTTGGTCTGAGAACATGGATTTCCAACCCAGGTACCACTTAGTGATCTCCTCATAATTTGGGCTGTTACTGAGCCAGGAACATAGCACCTGCCAAAAAGGAAAACACTTGCATCCACGGTGGCAACATATAGGAGCAAAAGTTCCAAGGGGACCATCTGTTTTGCTCAATTCTGGTCCTATAAGCTGATAACCACTTTAAAGAGACTCACAGGGGCTACACAGTCTGGCACTTAggagcatgggctctggagtcagctTGGTGGCTAAGTGCCCTGGCctgcaacctctctgagcctcggccTCCATGTCTATACAGCAGGGATACCACGGTCCCTACCCACTAGGGTCTCTGTGAGGAGCTGagataaagtgcttagaacagcatCAGGTATGTGACAAATTTTCAGTAAGTGGTGGCCGCTATTATGATTACTTAATTCATTCCTGCCCTACCATGTAATTGATTTTGCATTATGTAATTGCCCTTGTGGTCAGCCCTTGGCAGAAAAGAGAATCCCCCCAGCTTCTCCCCGCAAAAACAAAGCGTACCTGAAGCCACTTGGGGAAGAAGTGCTTTTCAAGAAGTCCCACCAGGCTGGACACAGAGATCATCCCTTCCCAGTCGATCACCCAGTAGAAGGCATCCATGTGCTGCTGGTGGGGGTTGATGACGAGCTCACCAAGACACATCCCTGGGAGAGAAGCCCAGTCTCTGAGGCTCAGCTTTACACCAGCAGAGCCGCAGAGCACAAAGAGCAAAGTGTCACCAGACAATGTCGGTCTCTGATCTGcttttaaagatgaattttttaaGCTCTTGATATACtagtcttaaaaataattttttttctctagccgAGAATTAAGCCCCTAATAATTTAGAATACCACAAAAATTTCAGACCCCCAATGGCTGTGCTGTCACCAGAAGCCAAAACTGTACCCATCAGGAAAACCATTCAGGCACACTGAGTGCAACTGCCGCTGCGGACGTGTTAGTCACAATGGCAAATAAACAGCAGAAAGGACCAAGTTATATTTATGTTCAGCGTCTGCACAAAAGGCACCTGTGTACGCAGCCATACGCGCACTGGGCGTTCCCCCGAGCCCAGTGGCCCTGTGTTAGGCCATGACCGCAGCCACAGAAACCAGGGCACCGAAGCTGCTGCACTCGGAGCCACCGCCCCGTTTCCTTACCCAGCTTGGGCACGATGTTCTTGACCATGAAGGCTTCCCAGGAGCCAGGGGTGAAGACATCTTTCCAGGGCTGCAGGATGAGCTTGGCGGAGGAGTCGCTGGGGTGCCACTTCTGCAGGGCGCTGGACAGCTTGCTGCGGATGGGCGAGTAGAGCGGCTCCAGCCGCGCCTGCATGAGCGGCAGCCAGGGGTGGACCCACGAGTGGATAGGCACGGTGTCCGTCAGCGGGTTCCAGTTCTCCACCTGCACGgcgggcggggagaggagggttCGCGCGGGGCGCAGTCACACAGCAACCCTGCAGGGTTAGAGGCACGCACTGCGCTCGCAGGAGGCGGGCTCGTGCTTCCTGGCCGTGCCCGCGACTCTGCACGTTCCGAGCAGGGCGCAGTCTCCACCTTCTGGAGGGAAGTGTCAGGCACTAAGGGGCAGCGGGGTGCCGTGCAGGCCTCTTACACTCCGTCTTCCCCAGAGACACTGACCCAAACAGATGTGCCCCTTCTACTGTACTACATCTCAGAAATAATACCATTCTAATCTTACGcaatcaagaaaatgaattccCTCGAGGGCAATCTGGGGGGAAAAGTGCTAAGGCTGAAGTTAACATTGTAGACCAACAACTGTGTTGACAAAGTTAGCTGCAGCGTTTTAACAGCACTGAGATAATGAAGAGAATGCTCAGCAAGTCCTCACGGCTCCGATGGCAGCTGTTCCCAGGACCCTCAGCCTACCTCCTTCTGCAGCTTGGGGAAGATGAGTTGGTCCAGTATGTTATCTAAGATCCACACGGGAATAATGTGCACCCAACTATCCAAAAAGTCCACCATTGGGTCACAGTTTCTTGGCTGCCACTGGTTGACAATATTTCGAACAAAAGGCATCCAGACTTCCCATATCAACCTACGGGAAAAGGCAGAGGATAGGATGGTAAATGCACTGCTTGGTTTCAAAGTACACCACCACCGCCTGTCTCTCCAGAGTAAGAGAAATGCAACAGCATGGGTATCCGATCACAGGAGACCTTCAGGCCAGTCGCCCTGCCGGCCAGACCTGAGCCTGCCTGCTCCTTGCCCCACAGCTGTCCCCTGACCTCTCCCTGGTCTCCTCCATGGTGCTCACCTCCCAAGGATGCTGCAGGATCACAAGGGCCCCTTTCCGAGTGTCACGTGCTTCCCACCTAGAGCCTGCTACCACAGCTGACGCTTCCCACCTGTGGGTCACAGCTTGAACATCGCCTCCTCGGACAGAACTCTGCCCAAGCCCCAGCCCCAAGCAGGTGCCCACCCTTGTTATTCTGTCTCAGTGCGTCCCGCGTGCCCCTGTCTTTCTTTGTTCACTTGCTTATCTGCCACCGGCCCTTCCCACTGTGCTGCAGACTGTACAGGCTGTCTGCCCTACCCCTGGGGCACGCCCCGCACCtagcacacacgcacactcagCAGACACTTGACACGTGTCAGATGGATTCAGGAGCGAATGACTCTGACTTTCAGGAGCAGTGCCCACATGGAGCAGGAGATTAACGAAGACCCACGCTGCCGCCTTCCCCGTCGCCGGGAGACAGCAGCGGGAACGCAGGACCCATCCCGGGTACCTGTGAAAGGCGTCTGCCGAGAGGTCCTGCCCACCGTGGGACAAGAGCTGGTCGTTCTCCAGGAGGCTCTTCCACTTGGAGATGATCTCGGTGCCGTAGCTGCAGTCCTGCGGAGGGAGGCAGCGCGGTGAGGGCGGTGGCCAGCGCCCGCCTCGCCCTCCTCAGTCGCCCCGGGTCAGCGCGGCCCGGCGGAGAGCTGGGCAGGCCGAGCTTCCCACCCACTCACTTTGAGCGGATCCCACTCCTGGAAGTACTCCTTCATGAGCGGGTAGACGATGGCCACAGCGAGGTCCACGCGGTCTGACATCCTGTACTCCTCGTAGTACTTGTCCTGCAGGGTCTCGAAGACGTGCGCGCACTCATCCAGCGTGAGCGGGTCGCCGCAGGCGGGCTGCATGCGCCGCTCGCACTCCTCCACCAGCTCCAGCACCCGGCTGAGGTTGGAGATGACGCGCTCCTCGTGCTCCAGGACCTCGGACATCTTCTCCAGCTCGTGGGAGAGGTTGACCACCATGTCCCGCTCGTACTGCAGCTGCCGGTCGCTCTGGATGATCTCCTGCTCCGTGAGGTCGATGAGCAGCTGCAAGTTGTGCTCCAGCTCGGGCAGCGCGAAGCCTGGGGCCTTGGCCTCTTTGCCGGGCTGAGGCGGCTGCTGGGACTGCGGCGGCAGCCCGTCGTCAGGGATGTTGTGCTTGTGGCTGATCTGGCTGTAGCTGTAGTAGACCTTCTGCTCCCGGCCCGTCATGTCTATGACCTTGGAGAAGCCGGCAGAAGGGAAGTTAACACTTACCATCGCTGCCCTGTTAAACATACAGCCAAGCCCGGGCAAGGCACAGCGCTAGTGGAAGTGTGTCAAAACCACATTAttcggccgggcgcggaggctcacgcctgtaatcttagcactctgggaggccgaggcaggtgaatcGTTTGaactgaggagttcaagaccagcctaa from Microcebus murinus isolate Inina chromosome 22, M.murinus_Inina_mat1.0, whole genome shotgun sequence encodes:
- the TFIP11 gene encoding tuftelin-interacting protein 11, with translation MSLSHLYRDGEGCIDDDDDERENFEITDWDLQNEFNPNRQRHWQTKEEATYGVWAERDSDDERPSFGGKRARDYSAPVNFISAGLKKGAAEEAELEDSDDEEKPVKQEDFPKDLGPKKLKTGGNFKPSQKGFAGGTKSFMDFGSWERHTKGIGQKLLQKMGYVPGRGLGKNAQGIINPIEAKQRKGKGAVGAYGSERTTQSLQDFPVVDSEEEAEEEFQKELSQWRKDPSGSKKKPKYSYKTVEELKAKGRISKKLTAPQKELSQVKVIDMTGREQKVYYSYSQISHKHNIPDDGLPPQSQQPPQPGKEAKAPGFALPELEHNLQLLIDLTEQEIIQSDRQLQYERDMVVNLSHELEKMSEVLEHEERVISNLSRVLELVEECERRMQPACGDPLTLDECAHVFETLQDKYYEEYRMSDRVDLAVAIVYPLMKEYFQEWDPLKDCSYGTEIISKWKSLLENDQLLSHGGQDLSADAFHRLIWEVWMPFVRNIVNQWQPRNCDPMVDFLDSWVHIIPVWILDNILDQLIFPKLQKEVENWNPLTDTVPIHSWVHPWLPLMQARLEPLYSPIRSKLSSALQKWHPSDSSAKLILQPWKDVFTPGSWEAFMVKNIVPKLGMCLGELVINPHQQHMDAFYWVIDWEGMISVSSLVGLLEKHFFPKWLQVLCSWLSNSPNYEEITKWYLGWKSMFSDQVLAHPSIKDKFNEALDIMNRAVSSNVGAYMQPGARENIAYLTHTERRKDFQYEAMQERREAENMAQRGIGVAASSVPMNFKDLIETKAEEHNIVFMPVIGKRHEGKQLYTFGRIVIYIDRGVVFVQGEKTWVPTSLQSLIDMAK